GCATTCAAATGCCGACCTCCTGGGTGGTAGCCCATTCCCCCCCGCAAGTTCTTATCGTTTAGCGACCCGAGGCGGGAGGGAACGAGAAAGAGGGCAGAAACGACCGCGATTTTCccaggatgatgaagatggggaCGATTCATTTGAGACCGACACTCGGCACGTTGATCCAGCGAGGCGAGAAGAGCTACAACGACAGATGCCGCCACCTCCAAGGCCACAACCTGTCCCACAGCGTCCTCAAAGGCATGTTACTGAGTCTTCATTCTCTTCAGAGCCCGTACCCCCCCTTTCTATGGAGCAGTCGTCGCAGGATATGGGGTTACGTTCAGTATCGCAGGCGCCAATGTCCTCCAGACCTTTCAATGCTATCGCAAAGGCGGCATCACAAAGGAAAAAGGAGGTTCGTATGGCAGATCCAGAGCGACAAGGTCCACGGCAGCGCGTTCCTTGGAGTGAGCACGACTCTCAGGTCCTTTTAGATCTCATCCAGGAACACGGTGTCCGTTGGTCGTCCATCGAAACCATGAGTGAGCGGTTTGAATACCCACGCAATCAACAGGCGTACCGCGACCGTGCTCGAAACCTCAAGACGGATATTCTCATGATTGACATGCTATTGCCTCCGAATTTTGACGGCGTAGCTTTGAGCAATAAAGAAATTGCAAAGATCAAAGGAGTTGGGAAGAACCCGTTTCGTAAAGAGGCGGATGTTGATGACCATAACAATCCCATCAATACTGAGCTTGCAGAATTCACGCCATTTTGACATTGGGCGGCATAGATACGGAAGCTTGTAAATTCAGCGAGTGGTTATAATCATGTACAATTCTTCATTGGCGTCATGCTTTACATTATGTATCATGAGGCCATATCGCGCCAGGGGGGGACGAATCCCTACTCACTGCTGTGGTGTACATTTACAAATCTTGGTCAAAAATTGCATAGCATTTGTAAGTCAGTTCATAGTTAAAAAGCACGAGTTGCGTAATGTATTTCTAGTAAAATAAGCTGACTAAAGAAAAGGCGATCTCGTCTGACACCTGAGTCTACAGAGCCAGCTACAcatatcatcatccttgccCAGACTCTTCGCAATGGCTGGCGGCATAGCTATTGTGTTCCATGCCCTAAGAAATGGTGCTAATCAAAGCTAGTCGTGCCCTCAGTCCAGACAACAGCAATAAGCGCCGGTATagtgatgtcaagaagggtaCGATTTGTAAGGCGGAGCCATAAGACGCCCATAAAGACCTCTCATCTCAAAACCAATGCCACAAACGCTAGTGTCTGAGATGTTTGTCGAAAGAgatagaaaaaaaaagaagtgaAAGACATATCATGAGCAGTTGATAAAAACCTTGCGAGACTAGCTCGTCCGTCGGTCTAAAAGTCAAAAGCCGCGCGGTAGAAACAGTCGGGTGTCTCAATAAATGGGTATCAGCCGTAAAGGCGAGTTGAAGCTATTCTTGTCTGTATAAAACAGTAATCTTCCTCGCAAGTTCAGAAATGTTATAACAAGATGACAAAGGGTATGCTGCAGTTTTCCGGGAAATGGTATAGCGTTAAAGTGGTGTGAGCAAAGAAAGATGGTCGCAGTAAGAGCGTTTTGATCCATGCCGTATCAAGCAAAGACATGGTCCAGTGACAAAATGTCGTTTTGAACATTTTGATCGTATTTAAGGGCGTATCAGTCCTGCGTAGTAGGTGCTGCCTTCAATAAAGAGCATTCATCGATGACGATAGGGGACATCCCTCTGCTTGAGTCGGTTCGTTCTCCATCCCTCGTACCACTGTTCCCGACTAGCTTCACGTAGCTCGGCACGCCATTCGCTAAAAACAGCCTCTTTCAGCCGTTGAAAGTCACAATGTTCTTCATTGTAAGGATCAGCAAAACCCCACGGGAACTGTCGGCCAATGACACCTGGTTCGTACAGATCCGGACTGATGATGGAAAGTGGCAGGAAAGGGATCTcatcttccttttctttggcCTCTTCTTGTGCTTTATGTCGCCGAATGGAGCTGGTGGATAGTCTTTTGGAGCTTGGAGACGCCGCTGGGCTTTCTCGATGGCCCTGTAGTGGGAATTCCTGGCTTTCAGGGGTTTGAGCACCACCGCGTTCGTGTCcgacctcatcttcctcctcgtcctcctcggcAATCCTTTCAGAAGTAATACTActctcgtcctcatcatcaaggccaagtgCTTCCAGGGGATCTAGGCCCGATTTCTTGATGCTGTCCCAAACGCTTCGTTTGAGAACATTCATATGCTTGGTGGTAATGGTGTCGGCCTTGGCAATGACTGGGATCACAGTAGTCTTGCCCTGGAGCGTACGCAGAACTTGCAAATCAAGGTCTTCATCCAGGCTCCCTAGCACACGCGCACCAAGGTGTCCGTTTTGCTGACCATTGATAGCTGGGTTCCTTGCGGATGCAATGTTGCGATCCAATCGAGAAggatcaaggacaaggaaggTCGCATGGATGTGGGTGTCTTGCACACCAGGAGAGCGTACAACCTTCATTTCCTCTGCAAAGGTTTCCTCAAACTTGCTTTCAAGGAATGCGGACATTTCCCTAAGTTGAAGGTCGACTACATTCTTCTCTAGGCCTTCTGAGTCCCAGATGGTGAGACCAACACGCTCCCCGTCAATCTCAGTTTCAAGGTAGTGTGGAATAAAGTTTCCAGAGGGGGTGTTGCGATTCTGCGGCACTTCGTCATCACCCTTCTTGGCTCGTTTCTTAGGTGGAAGAGCGAGCGCGGTTTTGAGAAACTCAAGAAAGGATGTTTTTCCAGAGTTACGAGTACCAATGACGAGAATGCTGGTTTGGTGTTAGCACACGACTATCAAACAAATGAATTGCATTAATTATAAACTCACTTCAAAGGCGTCGGGTCCTTTCGTCTGCGAACACGACGAGGACTGTTGACCGTGCTAATAGCACTACTAGCATAGCTGTAGCGGCCACGGTTCGTCATGCTTTCTGTTCTGGCATATGGATCGAAACCACCGTTGGGCAACGGCGGAACAGGGACGGCAGCATGTGCAGCAGCGCCATATCCCCGAGGATATTCTGCTGAAGGCCTGACAGTAATGTAATCTGCTGATCGAGGAACGTTGGCTGGTGACTCGGGGCGCAACTCGGGGCCAAAGGATTTAGATAGTTGTTCAGAATGGTTGGCGAATTCGGGCAGCTTAGGAGCAATGCGCGTCGAGGCCTGGCGCTGTCGTTCAAGCTCAGCCTCCCTAAGGGCCTGCGCCTTACGACCACCTTTGCCTAGATCGCCACTTTTGCTGCGTCGGAGTAACATGCCGAAACTGGTACGGCGAGGCTGCTCGTTGTTCATCCTCTAGGGAATTGATCatgaaaaggaagagagtcGCGGCCAAGAGAAGGCAACCCAGAAGGTTAGGGGAGTGGGCAGCGCGAGAAGGAGGGTGCGGAGCACGTGGAAGTAGCGGGGGGCCTAAGGTGGAAGGATGGGGAGCAAAAACTAAATGTGTGACTTTAAATGAAGTCGAGAACAAAAGGCAATGGATCAGAGTGGAGGAAACGGGAACGATCGAGACGGAAGGTGGATGGGCGTGCGGTAGTGGGCGGTCTTGGTTGATAGTTCAAAGTGTTCAAGCGAGTGGGCGGCACGAGGCAGCTGGTTGCAACAACTTCGTAGACGGACAATCAGCAGATGTCAACTGAACGAACATTGACTGATCATCACCTGCCCTCTGTCAACTACAGGCCTTTCCAAATAACTCTTGAGGAGCAGAAAAGGGGATCTGTACAGTGGAGGGAGGTGATACGGTTGATGGATTAGTACCTACCTGAGGTATAGGGCGCGTGTACCAGGTGTGGAGAGCCGCCAGTGCCAGTAGTGGGTGTAAGAGATCAGTGGAGAGTGTTTGAGAATTTGAGTCTCTGAATGAAGGTCGAGGCGTTCGTTTAGTTTGCAAAGGGGGAGATGAGCTGGACGACGTGTCTTGCCTGGTCTTTCCCGACGTTGATTCGTAGCCTTGAGACGAGATGGAAACAGGATTGATGCGCGTCTCCAGAGTCGGGCGCTTTTGGGAGAGTTATTTGCCAGGGGTGGCCCAGGCTCGTTTCGAGTAAGATAAGGCATCTGATTGGCTATCTTGTTTAAGTTGTGGAAGGTCAAAAAACGGCACTGATGGAGGTCGAGATTAAAGGCATGGATTCAATAGAGCTTAGACAACGGAATTGTGCCCAAAAGAATACCAGCCAAGGTAGTACCGACTCCAGCCCTTATACATGGGCAACCAAGTCTTAATGCCCAGTCGGACTCATTGCTACGTATAGACGCCGGGCATGATCCATATTACCTGACCTACAGTGCGCTTGTCGATGATGTGTCCGAgacataggtaggtatcatCCATATTTGGATCACTTCAAACATTAGGATACACAAGCCTAGCCCGGACACATTGTGGCCTGTAGGTACTCACAGATGCCAAGCTTTCCATCCGACAGCATGCTAaggcttctttccctttccccCCTCGTTTCAACTACCATGACTTTTACCATATCATCTAAAGACGTCAGGATTCGCAATCCATCGGCGCATTTGTTCTGACACAATCCCGGATGCGGACCCTTAAAACTGATTCGCTAACCTTCTGCAGCGCTAGTGATGGTGCAGGGTCCAAGACAATATGACTGGACGGGTAAGGGGCATTAGGGGGAAGCCGATTCTGCATGAGGACTTGACTCCGTTTATAAGAGACGGTGATTATTTGTCAATTTAAAGCCGCAGTCAGTGGTCTGAACGAGCAAAGGAGCCTGGGTATCTCCCACCGACTTTCTTCCTATACCATTGAACACCGACTATGTCTTACAACACAGTCAACGAAGCTCCAGTCTTGCAGCGCTCCTCCTGGTTGCTGGGTCCTGGTCGCATGGTCCTTATCCTTATGAGTGGGGGCATCATGAGGTGGAGACAGTCCCGCCAATCTAACGCCACAGGCACATGGCTTTGGGCTCAGACTCCAATGTGTTAAGTCTGTGTCTTTGTGTCTTAATTACCTGGCTCGTGGTGCGGAGTACTCTGTACGGAGTGCGTGCGGCCTTATTGCTTGCATTCCCGGATACAAGCTCGATGATCAGAACCGAATCCCAGTATGTTCTCCCATGTCCTTGTTGAAAGCACAGACATGAAGATATTTCTACTATGAGCCAACCAAAACCAGAAATCCCATCTTTTAGGCTGTATCGGATCGACCCACTGATGCAGGTACACGGCTTGTCAAGTGTCAACTCAACTgggcttgaggaagaggttaGATGCCTCCACTATCTGCATCCGTCGATAACAATCAGAAAGTGTCGTCCTTCTGGGCATTAAGAATGATTACCTTGAAGGACATATAACGTCAAAGCACGAGCAATTTTTGTAGTTCTCCATACGCCTAGGTATTATGAGGTGGCTGTACTCCGTATTCCGCGTGAACATGGAAGCTAGTAGAAGTGTAGATAAAACACAGTGGCTTTAATTGCAGGGCATCTAATGCATGTAAGCGAAGAAACAAAAGGTTTCTATCGCTAGTTCATTTACCGACAGATCCATTCACCTGGTCCTACCCAACCCAAGCTTCCAAGGCCTGTTTCTTGTACACTGTTTCTAAAACGATGGCAATCACTGCTTTCCATGTTACCTCATTTGACTAAATGCTACAGGTATGAACTTATGAAGATGCGAACTGCAGGTTCCCATATGGATACTACATTCCAATTCCGGTTTGAGCTACTCCTTGAACATCTATCAGTCCTACTTCAGCAATTCCCTACTGGTACACCAATGAATGAAAATATTCATCAGTAAAACCATTCGTGTCACACTAACCTCGGTGAGCCAGAACAATATGAGGCGTCAGTATGTGGCTATCGCGTGGTAGGACTGTTGATTTAGTGATCAAGTCgaaataatagattaacgGCAACAGGAGGAGGCCATCGACAAAGGGCACAAAATATTCGATTTGGTGGTGGCTACGGCTAATGGGCTGTACTCCTCCCCTCAAATGTCTCCTTAGGTATAGTAGCCAGGATCAATTACAAATCATTCTTCAGCTGACATGCCACTCCGGCCAAATAATATATAGGGGATAAAGACAACATGCAATGGGATATTGTCGCATACACTTTCTATGCAAATGTATTCGAGTCCAATGGTCTGAATGCTATCGTGGACTCGTTTGCCTATCTTGAGAGGGTTCTATCTTTTGACTTAGGCAAGCTCGATAATTACCAGGCAGTGCCAATCGTCGTCTATCTATATGAACTGTACATATTCTTGTTACATGAAAGGGGAATTCGTCATAAGTTGTCGTGGACATAGTAGTTTACATTTCCTCCAGGCTCGTTGCAGTGGCACTGGCTCAGCCTTCAAAAACATCATGCTGAAGCTCGATGCCAAAGTCTTGTGCGACATCCTTCATTCTTTTTTCCATTTCATCCTCCATCCCTCCTCCAAGGCCCAACCACTGGCGCAGCTTAAAGATGTAGAAGGCCACATCAGAGGCAGCCATGACAgtcttgaagatgacatGGCGCCAGCGATTCTGAAGGCGTTGGCTCAGTGGCAACTGGGGGTCCTCGAATAGACTTCGGCTCGCCCACTCGCCCATCATCTTGACGCGGTTGACTGGTGATCCGAGATACTGGTTGTTGCCTTGTACGATTCGCATATTGCGACCGATGAAAATCAGCTCTTGTGGCCATTTGTCTTCATCTGTCAGGATCTCTCGAATGCCCTGCTTCATTCGCTTCTGCATCTCGTAATGTCGCTCAGCCGGCGTATTGCCTTCGAGGTCTTTCATTATCCCATTATGCGTGCGCTTATCTCCACCCTCGTACGGCCGCAGTAATGTTGCGCTCGCGAAGAGATCTGCCGCCTTGATCCCCCATGCTTCTGTCACTCGTGATATTGTTTTGTTGTCGAAGGTCATGAGTGCTTTCCAGAAGGTGGCGTACTCGTTTCTGAACTTCGATGACATGTACACATAGAGGCCATGGTCAATAAGCACAAGCTCGGCTCGCCCATTGGGCAAACGTCTGATAAAGATATTGCCAGGGTGCGGGTCGCAGTGAACGACACCCCACTTGAAAATCTGTGCGGAGAAGAGGTCCACCATGGTCGTCATGACTTCTCGTGTTGACAGACCAAGTCCCCCACGGCCTCGTCGGCCTCTCCATAATTCCTGACGCTCTGGCTTGAGGTTCTCTTGGAATGGCCTTGTCCGAAGCTCAAGTCGTGCGGCCTCAATATCAATTTGCGGGAGTGGGCGACCAGCGCCAGGAGATCCATTGCCATGCCCTCCGAGCCATCTCGATGTTATGGCTTTCTTATCCCAAAGCCTCACACCCTCGATCCACTCGGTCACGAGAACTCGCTTTGTCGTAAATTCGGGATAAACCGTAGGAATGTATACCCTCCCTTTCAAGGCTTTCTCTGCATTAACAAGCTCTCGCATTTTTTCTGAATTCTTGGCCTCATTGACGAAATCAGTCTCTAGCTCGAGTCGCTCCGTAATGAAAGGGACTAGTTTGTACAGTGGGAGGTCAAACCACTTCGAATATATCCACGCGACGGTCCTGTTTTGCATCAGTAAGCAGGCGGGAACTCTGCAATTTTCGGACTTACTTGAAGGCCCATAGATCCCATGATATTTGCTTGGCAATCTCCCGTTTCTGTATTTTGATAGCGACTTCGCGACCATCCGCAAGTCTGGCCCAATGGACTTGAGCAACACTCGCACTCGCTCGAGCCTTGCGCTCCATCAACCCCATTCCCTCTTTTCCTGTAAAGCTGACGCCAAAGACCTCTTCGACACTTTTCCCGAAGTCTTGTCTTATCACTGCTTCGATGTCACTCCAATCGTCTTGCGGTGCGTCGTCAAACATGCGACTAAACATCTTTTGGAATTCGGGGGGCAGCACGGCACTCTGCATTGCAATAGCCTGTCCGATCTTGAGATAAAGTCCGCCATTGGAACGGAGAAGGTTGAACAGTCGCTCGGCATTCCGATTATGCAAGTCCTGCACAGTCCCGCCAGTAATAGGCTGGGGTCGAAAATTCAGCTTGTAGTCGAAGGCTACGAGCAAGCCGGTTCCGAACGTATGTAGAGAGCGGCCAAAACCAGATGCGTATATCTGACGATCCCCGAGATAGATAGTACCTCCCATTACGCATGTCAAGAGCAAGCGCCGCGCCCACCGCCGTCCCTGTCTGTATTCCTTTGCATGCCGGGGGGCACCAAGCTCCTCTGGCGACGGCGGTCGCATGGCCTGGAAAGGGCCACCTGATTGTAATCTTCGCAACGATGGTGCGAGCATTCTGTGTCGGCAGCGCATGGTGGCGCGCGCTGAGTGGCCTTGCATGGCGTTGCGCAACATGCTGGGGGGGTCGATGGCGATCAACGATCGAGTACCATGAGGATTGAGTGGAATATAGCTACGAGCGACTGAATGAGGACACTGGGGGGGGAGGTTGAAGGAAAAGATAAGTGCGAAATGCAATAATCCTCTTGCCCTATCTCCGGAGTCATTGATGACGTCTAGTTTTATCCCCGGAACGGCTCGGAGAATCGGGGGGCACACGATCGCCTTCCGCAAGTCGGTGCATTTTCTGGCCGATTTCCAAGGCACAGTGGAGCTTTTCTTGTCCATTGCCTTCCCCGTAGCTCGTGTTCACATTGTTCAATGTTGACATTATTAGAACCCAGTTACACATCGGATTCATGATACTATCTAGGTTCTAACAAccattattatattatacttgTTCCCTGGGTTGAGATTCTGGACATACAGTGATCATATGCATATAGTTCTTAGCATTGTTCGGCTGCCCAGATACCGTGGAATATCGACTAGTTATAGGGTAAGCATAACagaaagaaggttgagaaatGGAAGTCGTAGCACTTTGTTGAACGGTGTAAGTTAAACATGGAAATCAAAAGAGCACTAACAAAACCATAAATTATCAAACACGAGTCGAAACGTGAAGCCCGTGATCAACAAGTGTATCAATGGGCTGACGAGTATGAGACTATACCCCAGTTGTCGAAACATGAAGCATTATGCAGTGTGTTTCGTCA
The window above is part of the Fusarium musae strain F31 chromosome 6, whole genome shotgun sequence genome. Proteins encoded here:
- a CDS encoding hypothetical protein (EggNog:ENOG41); translated protein: MLRNAMQGHSARATMRCRHRMLAPSLRRLQSGGPFQAMRPPSPEELGAPRHAKEYRQGRRWARRLLLTCVMGGTIYLGDRQIYASGFGRSLHTFGTGLLVAFDYKLNFRPQPITGGTVQDLHNRNAERLFNLLRSNGGLYLKIGQAIAMQSAVLPPEFQKMFSRMFDDAPQDDWSDIEAVIRQDFGKSVEEVFGVSFTGKEGMGLMERKARASASVAQVHWARLADGREVAIKIQKREIAKQISWDLWAFKTVAWIYSKWFDLPLYKLVPFITERLELETDFVNEAKNSEKMRELVNAEKALKGRVYIPTVYPEFTTKRVLVTEWIEGVRLWDKKAITSRWLGGHGNGSPGAGRPLPQIDIEAARLELRTRPFQENLKPERQELWRGRRGRGGLGLSTREVMTTMVDLFSAQIFKWGVVHCDPHPGNIFIRRLPNGRAELVLIDHGLYVYMSSKFRNEYATFWKALMTFDNKTISRVTEAWGIKAADLFASATLLRPYEGGDKRTHNGIMKDLEGNTPAERHYEMQKRMKQGIREILTDEDKWPQELIFIGRNMRIVQGNNQYLGSPVNRVKMMGEWASRSLFEDPQLPLSQRLQNRWRHVIFKTVMAASDVAFYIFKLRQWLGLGGGMEDEMEKRMKDVAQDFGIELQHDVFEG
- a CDS encoding hypothetical protein (EggNog:ENOG41), whose translation is MNNEQPRRTSFGMLLRRSKSGDLGKGGRKAQALREAELERQRQASTRIAPKLPEFANHSEQLSKSFGPELRPESPANVPRSADYITVRPSAEYPRGYGAAAHAAVPVPPLPNGGFDPYARTESMTNRGRYSYASSAISTVNSPRRVRRRKDPTPLNILVIGTRNSGKTSFLEFLKTALALPPKKRAKKGDDEVPQNRNTPSGNFIPHYLETEIDGERVGLTIWDSEGLEKNVVDLQLREMSAFLESKFEETFAEEMKVVRSPGVQDTHIHATFLVLDPSRLDRNIASARNPAINGQQNGHLGARVLGSLDEDLDLQVLRTLQGKTTVIPVIAKADTITTKHMNVLKRSVWDSIKKSGLDPLEALGLDDEDESSITSERIAEEDEEEDEVGHERGGAQTPESQEFPLQGHRESPAASPSSKRLSTSSIRRHKAQEEAKEKEDEIPFLPLSIISPDLYEPGVIGRQFPWGFADPYNEEHCDFQRLKEAVFSEWRAELREASREQWYEGWRTNRLKQRDVPYRHR